The Acidobacteriota bacterium genomic interval ACCGGCTGCCCTGAACGGACGCCGCGAACACTGATCTGCGATAACGGACATCGCCGGTTGAGCTTGTTCCACCGATCACGTATTGGAGGGGAATTCTGCCTGCGACGAATGACCCGGTGGACCGTACAGACGTCGGTGATCGTTACCCCGGGGGGCTGACTGTCTGCGGGTCCGGGAATGTTCAACCAGCGTGCGTATCGAGGTACTCGACTAACATCCCCACGGAACGAATCTTCGCACACTCTTCCGGAGGAATCGTGATGTTGAACTCCTTGGAGACGACCTGCATGAACGCAACGGCATCCATTGAGGAAACACCGGCCTCGATGAGGTTGGTGTTGAGATCCAAAGGTCGGCCCAACGGGCGTCCGTCCACTTCGAGATTCTCGTCGACGATTTGTCTGATACGTTCCTCGACTGAGGCCATAGTATTGATGCTTTCAAACAGTTTAGGAGAAGGAAATCGGCGGAAAAACTATCAGGAAG includes:
- a CDS encoding acyl carrier protein; amino-acid sequence: MASVEERIRQIVDENLEVDGRPLGRPLDLNTNLIEAGVSSMDAVAFMQVVSKEFNITIPPEECAKIRSVGMLVEYLDTHAG